The region TAAACCTCGTCTACCGTTAGGTCGTTGACGGATAACAGGTCTTTGCCTTTCATTTTCCCCTAAACCCCCAATAAGATAAAAACAAAATCAGCGTCTCAGAGGTTGCCTATAAGGTCCATCTGCTACGTTATCCCTCGGATGGCCCACTCGACGTACGCAACCACGTACGCCGTCGCGGGCCATCCTCCGGTACGCCTTGCATCTGGAGCCTTCTAGGCAACCTCACATTGCATCGGCCGCGAATACTTTATCGAGAATCGCCATCATCTCGTCAACATGTTTCTTCTCGATGTTGAGCGGCGGGACGAACCGCAGTACGTCGCCGGCGGTACAGTTGATGAGCGCCCCGGCGGCCATGCAGGCATTCACAAAATCCTTGCCCGGCTTGGTCAACTGGATACCGATTATCAGTCCCTGGCCGCGCACGCCGGTGATCAGGGCGGGATACTTGGCCTTGAGACCGTTCAGGGCTTCCATCATATAAGCTCCCATTTTCGCGGCGTTCGCCGGTAAATCCTCCTCAACCAGGACGGAAAGCGTCGCATTCGCCGCCGCGCACGCCAGCGGGTTGCCGCCGAAGGTCGTGCCGTGGTCGCCAGGGCCGAAAGCCTTGGCGGCCTTCTCGGTGGCCATAATGGCGCCGATCGGCACCCCGCCGCCCAGGCCCTTGGCGAGCGTCATGATATCCGGCTTGACGCCGGTATGCTGCCAGGCGAGCAGTTTGCCCGTCCGGCCCATGCCGCTCTGGATCTCGTCGAGGATGAGCAGCGCACCGTGTTTCTCGCATAACTCCTTCGCCCCTTTGAGGTACCCGGGGTCGGGGATGTGAACCCCGCCCTCGCCCTGGATGGGTTCGAGCATAACGGCGCATGTCTTGGCCGATACCGCCTTCTTAAGCGCCTCCAAGTCGCCGAACGGCACATAGGAGAAGCCTCCCGGCAGCGGCTCGTAGCCTTTCTGGTACTTGGGCTGACCGGTCGCGGTCAGGGTGGCCAGCGTCCGCCCGTGGAAGGAGTGCTCGGCGGTTATGATCTCCACCTTGTCGGCGGCGATCGTCTTGCCGTACTTGCGGGCCAGCTTTATCGCCCCTTCGTTGGCCTCCGCGCCGCTGTTGCAGATGAACGCGCGGTCAAGCCCGGTGAGCTCCACCAGCGTCTTGGCGAGCTTGGTCTGCTCGGCGGTGTAGTAGAGGTTGGAAACGTGAATAAGCTTACCCGCCTGAGCGGCAACGGCGTCCACCACTTTGGGATGGGCATGGCCGAGAATGTTGACGGCGATGCCGCCGAGGAAATCGAGATACTTTTTGCCCTCGATATCGTATACATACGGTCCCTCGCCGCGTTCGAGCACCACCTGGTAGCGGGCGAACACGGGCAGATAATACTTGCTCTCGTCAGCTATAATCTGCTCAGCACTCGTCATTTTCTCCCTCTCCCTTCACGACCTCGGTTCCGATACCGGTGTCGGTAAAAATCTCCAGAAGCAGCGAATGGTTTTGCCGCCCGTCGATGATGTGGGCCTTGTCGGCGCCGCCGGACAAGGCGCGGATGCATGCCTCTACCTTGGGTATCATACCCCCCTCGATGCTGCCCTCGCGGATCATTCGCTTGGCATCGGCAAAGCCGAGGGTCGAGACGAAGGTGCTCTTGTCATGGTAATCGCGGTAGATGCCCTCCACATCGGTGAGGAGGATGAGCTTCTCCGCCCGCAGGGCCCCGGCGATCTCGCCGGCCACGTAGTCAGCGTTGATGTTGTAGCTCTCACCGGCCGCGCCCGCGCCGACGGGAGCGATAACCGGGATATAATCGTTGTTGAGCAGTGTCCAGATGATATCGGGCTTAACCTCGGCCACATCACCGACGAAGCCGATGTCCACCTCGCGCGACTGCCCGTCTTCATAGACAGTGGCCAGATGCTTGCGGGCCTTGATAAGACCGGCGTCCTTGCCGTTGATGCCGACCGCGCGCGCCCCGTGGGTGTTGAGCATCGCGACCAGCTCGGTGTTGATCTTACCGGCCAGCACCATCTCGGCCGCCGCCATCGTCTCCTCGTCCGTCACCCTCAGACCGCTCACAAAGCTCGACTGTTTGCCCAACTGCTTGAGGAGGGCGGTGATCTCGGGGCCGCCGCCGTGGACGACCACCGGCCTGAGGCCGATGTACTTCATCAGCACGATATCCTTGATGACGCTGTTCTTCAAGTCGGCGTTCAACATCGCGTTGCCGCCGTATTTAATTACGAATGTCTTGCCGGTAAACTTCCGGATATACGGGAGAATCTCCACCAGCACGGACGCCTTTTCGATCGTGGTCAGCATGCGCTCCCCTCCATCATCAGGTACTGTAGTCGGCGTTTATTTTTACGTATTCGTAGGAGAAATCGCAGGTCCAGACGGTCGCGGACGCGTCGCCCGTTCCCAGCTCGATCTCCACGACAATATCCTTTTCAGCCATAACCTTCTGGAGGGCCTTAGCGTCGGACACGGCAGCGTTCATGCCGTTTTCGGCGACAATGATGCCGCCAAGGGTCAGCTTTGACTTGGCAGGCTCCACCGTGGCGCCTGAATAGCCAACCGCGCATAGGATGCGTCCCCAGTTGGGATCCTGGCCGAAAAAGGCGGTCTTGACCAGCGGCGAGCGGGCCACCGACATCGCCGCCGCCTTGGCTTCGTCGTAGCTGACCGCACCCTTTACGGTAATCTCGAGGAATTTGGTCGCCCCTTCGCCGTCACGCACGATCAGCTTGGCGAGATCGGTGCACACGGCCGTGAGGGCGGCGACCAACTCGCCGTACGCAGGGTCGCCGGCCGCTTCGATCGGCTTGTTGCCCGCCTGGCCGTTCGCCAGCACGCAGATCGTATCGTTGGTGCTCATGTCGCCGTCGACGGTTATCGAATTCATCGATACGTTCACCGCCTCCTTGAGCGCCTGCTTCAGCAGCGCGGGCGAAACGGCCGCGTCGGTGGTCACGAAGCTCAGCAACGTGGCCATGTTGGGGTGAATCATCCCCGCGCCCTTGGCGATGCCGGCCACTCGGGCGGTCACGCCGCCGAGCGTGAACTCGTAGGCTGATACCTTGGGGAAGGTGTCGGTCGTCATGATGCCCTGCAGCGCTTTCTCGTGGCCGTCCGCAGACAGCCCGGCAACCGCCCGCTTGATGCCGTCGGCCACCTTGGCCATCGGCAGGTTGACGCCGATAATGCCGGTCGAGGCCACAAATACCTGATCGTCGGCCAGCCCCAGCAGCGAAGCGGTCAGATGGGCCATCCCCCTGGCGTCTTCCATGCCCTGCTCGCCTGTGCAGGAGTTGGCGCAGCCCGAATTAACGACAATCGCCTGGGCCGTGCCCTTGGCCGCCACCTCACGCGAGACCTGCACGCCTGCGGCCGCGAACGAATTGGTGGTGAACAGCGCGGCCGCGGAGCACGGCGCCGGACTGTAGATAACCGTCAGATCCTCTTTGCCGCTCTTCTTGATGCCGGCCTTGACTCCGGCCGCCTTGAAGCCTTTCGGGGCGGTAATGCCCCCTTTTATCGCTGTGAGCATACTATACATCCTCCGTATCCATCATGATTATAACGGCGCTTTGGCGACAACCTTCTTGCCCGCCCCTGACCGTGGGGGAAACGATGAAAACCGTCTCGACGGTAGCAACGATTTCCTACAGTTCTTTTACGGTCGCTAGTTTTTTTCGGTAAAATCGGGTAAAATGTGGATATATATTGTCGATGTGTTCGCCCCGTTCGGCTTGCCAGCCCCCTCCGGGGATAAGCGCGACTAGCCTTCCGCCGGCGCTTCGCTTGGCGTAAGCCAAGTCTTGCCAGCCCCCTCCGGGGATAAGCGCGACTAGCCTTCCGCCAGCGCTCCGCTTGGCGTAAGCCAAGTCTTGCCAGCCCCCTCCGGGGATAAGCGCGACTAGCCTTCCGCCGGCGCTTCGCTTGGCGTAAGCCAAGTCTTGCCAGCCCCCTCCGGGGATAAGCGCGACTAGCCTTCCGCCAGCGCTCCGCTTGGCGTAAGCCAAGTCTTGCCAGCCCCCTCCGGGGATAAGCGCGACTAGCCTTCCGCCGGCGCTTCGCTTGGCGTAAGCCAAGTCTTGCTAATAATTATACGGCACCATGTATAAAAATGCAATAAGTTTTTTTGCCAGGATTTTCTCGGGAGGGTAACGATGCCTGCGCTTGAAAACCTCACGCTGTTAGTCGAGGACTACGGCTATGTGGCCGTTTTTGTAGGGATGTTTTTCGAAGGAATGTGCATTCCCGTCCCCAGTGAACTTGTTATGGGCTTCGCCGGTTATTTGGTCTACCAGGGCAAGTTCTCCCTCACCGGCGCCATCCTGTCCGGCTGGCTGGGCAGCTTCGCCGGGTCGTGCACCATCTACTACGCGGCCCGCAAGGGCGGTCGCCATTTTCTGTATCGCTACTGCCATCTGCTGCGCCTGTCACCCGCCCGCCTCGACACCATCGGCGAATGGTTCCACCGGTTCGGGCCGCCCTTTATCATCCCCTGGCGCCAGGTACCCGTCCTGCGCACCAAGATCAGCATCGCCGCCGGCCTACTCGACCTGAAACCCCTGGTATTCGCCCTCTATACCGCCGTTGGCATCGCCGTATGGTGCACGCTCTCCGTATCGCTCGGTTATTATTTCGGCCAAAACTGGATGCTGTTCGTCGATTTCTTCGCCCGGCTCGGCACCTTTGTCGCCGCCGCCATTGCCGTGCTGGCCGTGGTCGGCGTCGGCGGCCTGTTTCTCTACCTCCGGCGGCGACGGAAATTAAAAGAACAGGGCCGGTAAATCTTCATACCCCGACAGCCGGGGAGCCCCGCAGCTTCGCTGCGGGGCTCCCCGGCTGTCGGCAACTTCGCGGACTTAAAAACCGATGTCACCCACCACCGCGATACCGCTCCCGCATCGGGGGCATTTTTTGTCGCCCGTCAGTCGGCTCTCCCGCCGCAGCCGGTCGACGACGACCAGGTCGCATTCAGGGCAATGAGTGTTGACGCCCTCAGCGCCCACGTTGCCCACATACACGTAGCGCAGGTGGCGACGGGCCGCCTCGTAGGCCCGTTCGAGGGTGGCGATGGGGGTCGGCGGCGCATCGAGCTTATAATTCGGGAAATAACGCGAAAAATGCAGGGGGATATCTTTATCGATGCCCGCCAGCCACGCCGCCAGCGCCTCCAGTTCGGCCGCGTCGTCGTTAAGCCCCGGCACCACCAGGCAGGTCACCTCCACATGCGAGCATGCCGCGGCCTGCTCCACCGTCCGTTTGACTTCCGCCAGGCGGCCGGCGCAGATTTCGCGGTAAAAACGCTCGTTAAAAGCCTTCACATCGATATTGAGGGCGTCGATATGGGGCAGCAGTTCGCCGAGCGGCTCGGGGTTTATGAAGCCGTTGGTGACAAGCACGTTTTTCAGCCCCCGGCCGTGCGCCAATCTGGCCGTGTCGAGCACGAACTCGTACCACACGCTCGGCTCGGAATAAGTGTAGGCGATGCCGATGTTGCGCGGCCCCGCCCCCGCGGCCGTGTCCACCGCCTTATCCGGCGTCATCGCCACCGTGTCCGGCTCGTCCTGGGCAATCTGCCAGTTCTGGCAGAAGCGGCAGGCGAAGTTGCAGCCCCACGTGCCGACGGAGAAAATATAGCTGCCCGGGTAGAAATGATAAAGCGGCTTCTTTTCGATCGGATCGAGGGCATAGGAAGAGCAGGCGGCGTAGTTAACGGCGAGAAGCTTCCCCCCCACGTTGCGACGCGCCCGG is a window of Selenomonadales bacterium 4137-cl DNA encoding:
- a CDS encoding acetylornithine transaminase, which translates into the protein MTSAEQIIADESKYYLPVFARYQVVLERGEGPYVYDIEGKKYLDFLGGIAVNILGHAHPKVVDAVAAQAGKLIHVSNLYYTAEQTKLAKTLVELTGLDRAFICNSGAEANEGAIKLARKYGKTIAADKVEIITAEHSFHGRTLATLTATGQPKYQKGYEPLPGGFSYVPFGDLEALKKAVSAKTCAVMLEPIQGEGGVHIPDPGYLKGAKELCEKHGALLILDEIQSGMGRTGKLLAWQHTGVKPDIMTLAKGLGGGVPIGAIMATEKAAKAFGPGDHGTTFGGNPLACAAANATLSVLVEEDLPANAAKMGAYMMEALNGLKAKYPALITGVRGQGLIIGIQLTKPGKDFVNACMAAGALINCTAGDVLRFVPPLNIEKKHVDEMMAILDKVFAADAM
- the argB gene encoding acetylglutamate kinase; the encoded protein is MLTTIEKASVLVEILPYIRKFTGKTFVIKYGGNAMLNADLKNSVIKDIVLMKYIGLRPVVVHGGGPEITALLKQLGKQSSFVSGLRVTDEETMAAAEMVLAGKINTELVAMLNTHGARAVGINGKDAGLIKARKHLATVYEDGQSREVDIGFVGDVAEVKPDIIWTLLNNDYIPVIAPVGAGAAGESYNINADYVAGEIAGALRAEKLILLTDVEGIYRDYHDKSTFVSTLGFADAKRMIREGSIEGGMIPKVEACIRALSGGADKAHIIDGRQNHSLLLEIFTDTGIGTEVVKGEGENDEC
- the argJ gene encoding bifunctional glutamate N-acetyltransferase/amino-acid acetyltransferase ArgJ, whose product is MLTAIKGGITAPKGFKAAGVKAGIKKSGKEDLTVIYSPAPCSAAALFTTNSFAAAGVQVSREVAAKGTAQAIVVNSGCANSCTGEQGMEDARGMAHLTASLLGLADDQVFVASTGIIGVNLPMAKVADGIKRAVAGLSADGHEKALQGIMTTDTFPKVSAYEFTLGGVTARVAGIAKGAGMIHPNMATLLSFVTTDAAVSPALLKQALKEAVNVSMNSITVDGDMSTNDTICVLANGQAGNKPIEAAGDPAYGELVAALTAVCTDLAKLIVRDGEGATKFLEITVKGAVSYDEAKAAAMSVARSPLVKTAFFGQDPNWGRILCAVGYSGATVEPAKSKLTLGGIIVAENGMNAAVSDAKALQKVMAEKDIVVEIELGTGDASATVWTCDFSYEYVKINADYST
- a CDS encoding DedA family protein — its product is MPALENLTLLVEDYGYVAVFVGMFFEGMCIPVPSELVMGFAGYLVYQGKFSLTGAILSGWLGSFAGSCTIYYAARKGGRHFLYRYCHLLRLSPARLDTIGEWFHRFGPPFIIPWRQVPVLRTKISIAAGLLDLKPLVFALYTAVGIAVWCTLSVSLGYYFGQNWMLFVDFFARLGTFVAAAIAVLAVVGVGGLFLYLRRRRKLKEQGR
- the amrS gene encoding AmmeMemoRadiSam system radical SAM enzyme, producing the protein MREALYYQPHQRGVVCRLCPKECVIGEGLTGFCRARRNVGGKLLAVNYAACSSYALDPIEKKPLYHFYPGSYIFSVGTWGCNFACRFCQNWQIAQDEPDTVAMTPDKAVDTAAGAGPRNIGIAYTYSEPSVWYEFVLDTARLAHGRGLKNVLVTNGFINPEPLGELLPHIDALNIDVKAFNERFYREICAGRLAEVKRTVEQAAACSHVEVTCLVVPGLNDDAAELEALAAWLAGIDKDIPLHFSRYFPNYKLDAPPTPIATLERAYEAARRHLRYVYVGNVGAEGVNTHCPECDLVVVDRLRRESRLTGDKKCPRCGSGIAVVGDIGF